A single genomic interval of Oncorhynchus mykiss isolate Arlee chromosome 13, USDA_OmykA_1.1, whole genome shotgun sequence harbors:
- the LOC110486136 gene encoding cell division cycle protein 27 homolog isoform X2 produces the protein MTVLQEPVQAAVWHALNHYAYRDAVFLAERLYAEVHSEEALFLLATCYYRSGKAYKAYRLLKGHSCTTPQCKYLLAKCCVELSKLAEGEQILTGGVLNKQKSQEDIVTEFGDSACFTLSLLGQIYCKTDRLAKGSECYQKSLSMNPFLWSPFESLCQIGDRPDPEQIFRLTSLQCFSGGSGAPSLLPISPAHTPSHNMPHRQVDTVLMETPQDTLELNRLNLESSNSKYSSLNTDSAMSYIDSSVISPDTVGTLGTGGSLLSKQVHNKPKSGRSLLGGPAALSPLTPSFGILPLEPSPGEPLYLQNYSHSGSGMEPPPPGVPPKKSVARISQVGTKSVFAQSGNSREVIPIPFNQTQTTAPPQTSTTPQVLSPTIAAPPNVQPRRSSRLFTSASSTAKENSKKLKMKFPTKIPNRKTKSKTGKGGITPSNLNESIEILKLDSSMTEGKVSMGTPQFQAFSLQKAAADGLMSLMRDIGRGYLALCSYNCKEAISILSQLPSHHYNTGWVLGQIGRAHFELAEYMQAERIFSEVRRIESYRVEGMEIYSTTLWHLQKDVALSALSKDLTDMDKNSPEAWCVAGNCFSLQREHDIAIKFFQRAIQVNPGFAYAYTLLGHEFVLTEELEKALACFRNAIRVNTRHYNAWYGLGMIYYKQEKFNLAEIHFKKALSINPQSSVLLCHIGVVQHALKKSDHALETLNRAINIDPKNPLCKFHRASILFANEKYKAALQELEELKQIVPKESLVYFLIGKVYKKLGQTHLALMNFSWAMDLDPKGANNQIKEAIDKRYLPDDEEPVTEDYPYDSAEVEESQESSMTDADDTQLHTAESDEVL, from the exons ATGACGGTGCTGCAGGAACCTGTTCAG GCTGCTGTTTGGCATGCACTAAACCACTATGCCTACCGAGATGCCGTGTTCCTGGCTGAGAGACTCTATGCTGAAG TGCATTCGGAGGAGGCCCTCTTTCTGTTAGCCACATGTTACTATCGTTCGGGAAAGGCCTACAAGGCATACCGCCTTCTCAAGGGGCACAGCTGCACAACGCCACAATGCAAATACCTCCTCGCCAAGTGCTGTGTAGAACTGAGCAA GCTTGCAGAAGGAGAGCAGATCCTGACAGGGGGGGTCCTGAACAAACAGAAGAGCCAGGAGGACATCGTCACAGAGTTTGGAGACTCTGCCTGTTTCACATTATCCCTGTTGGGGCAAATCTATTG CAAAACGGATCGTCTGGCCAAAGGTTcagaatgttatcagaagagCCTGAGTATGAATCCTTTCCTGTGGTCTCCCTTTGAGTCCCTCTGTCAGATCG GCGATCGTCCGGACCCGGAGCAGATCTTCAGACTGACGTCCCTGCAGTGCTTCAGCGGTGGGAGTGGAGCCCCTTCCCTGCTCCCCATCAGTCCCGCCCACACGCCAAGCCACAACATGCCCCACCGCCAGGTGGACACAGTGCTCATGGAGACGCCCCAGGACACCTTA GAATTAAACAGACTGAACCTGGAGTCTTCCAACTCCAAGTACTCGTCTCTGAACACAGACTCCGCCATGTCCTACATCGACTCGTCCGTCATCTCCCCGGACACCGTAGGGACTCTGGGGACAGGCGGCTCCCTGCTATCCAAACAAGTGCATAACAAACCCAAGAGTGGGCGCAGTCTACTGGGAGGACCGGCAGCACTCAGCCCCCTCACACCCAG TTTTGGAATCTTGCCCCTGGAGCCCAGCCCAGGGGAACCCTTGTATCTTCAGAACTACTCTCACAGTGGCTCGGGGATGGAGCCGCCCCCTCCCGGAGTCCCACCAAAGAAG TCTGTAGCGAGAATCAGTCAGGTGGGGACGAAGTCAGTGTTTGCACAGAGTGGTAACAGCAGGGAGGTCATCCCTATCCCCTTCAACCAGACTCAGACCACTGCCCCCCCACAGACCAG TACTACGCCTCAAGTGCTGAGCCCCACCATCGCTGCTCCCCCCAACGTGCAGCCCAGACGGAGCTCCAGACTCTTCACCAGTGCCAGCTCTACTGCCAAG GAGAACAGCAAGAAGCTGAAAATGAAGTTCCCCACCAAAATCCCCAACCGGAAGACCAAGTCAAAAACGGGCAAGGGAGGCatcaccccatccaacctgaacgAGAGCATTGAGATCCTCAAGCTGGACTCGTCCATGACAGAGGGGAAAGTCAGTATGGGCACTCCTCAGTTCCAGGCCTTCAGTCTGCAGAAGGCTGCTGCAG ATGGCCTGATGTCGCTGATGCGAGACATCGGCCGGGGGTACCTGGCCCTCTGCTCTTACAACTGTAAAGAGGCCATCAGCATCCTGAGCCAGCTACCCTCCCATCACTACAACACAGGGTGGGTCCTGGGACAGATCGGCAGGGCCCACTTTGAGCTGGCCGAATACATGCAG GCGGAGAGGATCTTCTCGGAGGTGCGGCGCATCGAGAGCTACCGGGTGGAGGGCATGGAAATTTACTCCACCACCCTGTGGCACTTGCAGAAGGACGTGGCCCTGTCGGCGTTGTCCAAAGACCTCACCGACATGGACAAGAATTCACCAGAG GCATGGTGCGTGGCTGGTAACTGTTTCAGTCTGCAGAGGGAGCATGACATAGCCATTAAGTTCTTCCAGCGTGCCATCCAGGTGAACCCGGGCTTTGCCTATGCCTACACGCTGCTAGGCCATGAGTTTGTCCTCACGGAGGAGCTGGAGAAGGCTCTGGCCTGCTTCCGTAACGCCATCAGAGTCAACACACGCCATTACAATGCCTG GTATGGCTTGGGGATGATCTACTATAAGCAGGAGAAATTCAACCTGGCAGAGATTCACTTCAAGAAGGCACTTAGCATCAACCCTCAGAGCTCTGTGCTCCTCTGCCACATCGGAGTG GTTCAGCATGCACTGAAGAAGTCTGACCATGCTTTGGAAACCCTGAATAGAGCGATCAACATAGACCCCAAGAACCCTCTATGCAAATTCCACAGGGCTTCCATCCTCTTCGCTAATGAAAAGTACAAG GCGGCTCTACAAGAGCTTGAAGAGCTGAAACAAATAGTGCCCAAAGAGTCCCTTGTTTACTTTTTAATAGGAAAG GTGTATAAGAAGCTGGGCCAGACACACTTGGCATTGATGAACTTCTCCTGGGCCATGGACCTGGATCCCAAAGGAGCCAACAATCAGATCAAAGAGGCCATAGACAAGAGGTACCTCCCTGATGACGAGGAGCCTGTCACTGAGGACTACCCCTATGACTCAG
- the LOC110486136 gene encoding cell division cycle protein 27 homolog isoform X1 produces MTVLQEPVQAAVWHALNHYAYRDAVFLAERLYAEVHSEEALFLLATCYYRSGKAYKAYRLLKGHSCTTPQCKYLLAKCCVELSKLAEGEQILTGGVLNKQKSQEDIVTEFGDSACFTLSLLGQIYCKTDRLAKGSECYQKSLSMNPFLWSPFESLCQIGDRPDPEQIFRLTSLQCFSGGSGAPSLLPISPAHTPSHNMPHRQVDTVLMETPQDTLELNRLNLESSNSKYSSLNTDSAMSYIDSSVISPDTVGTLGTGGSLLSKQVHNKPKSGRSLLGGPAALSPLTPSFGILPLEPSPGEPLYLQNYSHSGSGMEPPPPGVPPKKSVARISQVGTKSVFAQSGNSREVIPIPFNQTQTTAPPQTSTTPQVLSPTIAAPPNVQPRRSSRLFTSASSTAKENSKKLKMKFPTKIPNRKTKSKTGKGGITPSNLNESIEILKLDSSMTEGKVSMGTPQFQAFSLQKAAADGLMSLMRDIGRGYLALCSYNCKEAISILSQLPSHHYNTGWVLGQIGRAHFELAEYMQAERIFSEVRRIESYRVEGMEIYSTTLWHLQKDVALSALSKDLTDMDKNSPEAWCVAGNCFSLQREHDIAIKFFQRAIQVNPGFAYAYTLLGHEFVLTEELEKALACFRNAIRVNTRHYNAWYGLGMIYYKQEKFNLAEIHFKKALSINPQSSVLLCHIGVVQHALKKSDHALETLNRAINIDPKNPLCKFHRASILFANEKYKAALQELEELKQIVPKESLVYFLIGKVYKKLGQTHLALMNFSWAMDLDPKGANNQIKEAIDKRYLPDDEEPVTEDYPYDSAAEVEESQESSMTDADDTQLHTAESDEVL; encoded by the exons ATGACGGTGCTGCAGGAACCTGTTCAG GCTGCTGTTTGGCATGCACTAAACCACTATGCCTACCGAGATGCCGTGTTCCTGGCTGAGAGACTCTATGCTGAAG TGCATTCGGAGGAGGCCCTCTTTCTGTTAGCCACATGTTACTATCGTTCGGGAAAGGCCTACAAGGCATACCGCCTTCTCAAGGGGCACAGCTGCACAACGCCACAATGCAAATACCTCCTCGCCAAGTGCTGTGTAGAACTGAGCAA GCTTGCAGAAGGAGAGCAGATCCTGACAGGGGGGGTCCTGAACAAACAGAAGAGCCAGGAGGACATCGTCACAGAGTTTGGAGACTCTGCCTGTTTCACATTATCCCTGTTGGGGCAAATCTATTG CAAAACGGATCGTCTGGCCAAAGGTTcagaatgttatcagaagagCCTGAGTATGAATCCTTTCCTGTGGTCTCCCTTTGAGTCCCTCTGTCAGATCG GCGATCGTCCGGACCCGGAGCAGATCTTCAGACTGACGTCCCTGCAGTGCTTCAGCGGTGGGAGTGGAGCCCCTTCCCTGCTCCCCATCAGTCCCGCCCACACGCCAAGCCACAACATGCCCCACCGCCAGGTGGACACAGTGCTCATGGAGACGCCCCAGGACACCTTA GAATTAAACAGACTGAACCTGGAGTCTTCCAACTCCAAGTACTCGTCTCTGAACACAGACTCCGCCATGTCCTACATCGACTCGTCCGTCATCTCCCCGGACACCGTAGGGACTCTGGGGACAGGCGGCTCCCTGCTATCCAAACAAGTGCATAACAAACCCAAGAGTGGGCGCAGTCTACTGGGAGGACCGGCAGCACTCAGCCCCCTCACACCCAG TTTTGGAATCTTGCCCCTGGAGCCCAGCCCAGGGGAACCCTTGTATCTTCAGAACTACTCTCACAGTGGCTCGGGGATGGAGCCGCCCCCTCCCGGAGTCCCACCAAAGAAG TCTGTAGCGAGAATCAGTCAGGTGGGGACGAAGTCAGTGTTTGCACAGAGTGGTAACAGCAGGGAGGTCATCCCTATCCCCTTCAACCAGACTCAGACCACTGCCCCCCCACAGACCAG TACTACGCCTCAAGTGCTGAGCCCCACCATCGCTGCTCCCCCCAACGTGCAGCCCAGACGGAGCTCCAGACTCTTCACCAGTGCCAGCTCTACTGCCAAG GAGAACAGCAAGAAGCTGAAAATGAAGTTCCCCACCAAAATCCCCAACCGGAAGACCAAGTCAAAAACGGGCAAGGGAGGCatcaccccatccaacctgaacgAGAGCATTGAGATCCTCAAGCTGGACTCGTCCATGACAGAGGGGAAAGTCAGTATGGGCACTCCTCAGTTCCAGGCCTTCAGTCTGCAGAAGGCTGCTGCAG ATGGCCTGATGTCGCTGATGCGAGACATCGGCCGGGGGTACCTGGCCCTCTGCTCTTACAACTGTAAAGAGGCCATCAGCATCCTGAGCCAGCTACCCTCCCATCACTACAACACAGGGTGGGTCCTGGGACAGATCGGCAGGGCCCACTTTGAGCTGGCCGAATACATGCAG GCGGAGAGGATCTTCTCGGAGGTGCGGCGCATCGAGAGCTACCGGGTGGAGGGCATGGAAATTTACTCCACCACCCTGTGGCACTTGCAGAAGGACGTGGCCCTGTCGGCGTTGTCCAAAGACCTCACCGACATGGACAAGAATTCACCAGAG GCATGGTGCGTGGCTGGTAACTGTTTCAGTCTGCAGAGGGAGCATGACATAGCCATTAAGTTCTTCCAGCGTGCCATCCAGGTGAACCCGGGCTTTGCCTATGCCTACACGCTGCTAGGCCATGAGTTTGTCCTCACGGAGGAGCTGGAGAAGGCTCTGGCCTGCTTCCGTAACGCCATCAGAGTCAACACACGCCATTACAATGCCTG GTATGGCTTGGGGATGATCTACTATAAGCAGGAGAAATTCAACCTGGCAGAGATTCACTTCAAGAAGGCACTTAGCATCAACCCTCAGAGCTCTGTGCTCCTCTGCCACATCGGAGTG GTTCAGCATGCACTGAAGAAGTCTGACCATGCTTTGGAAACCCTGAATAGAGCGATCAACATAGACCCCAAGAACCCTCTATGCAAATTCCACAGGGCTTCCATCCTCTTCGCTAATGAAAAGTACAAG GCGGCTCTACAAGAGCTTGAAGAGCTGAAACAAATAGTGCCCAAAGAGTCCCTTGTTTACTTTTTAATAGGAAAG GTGTATAAGAAGCTGGGCCAGACACACTTGGCATTGATGAACTTCTCCTGGGCCATGGACCTGGATCCCAAAGGAGCCAACAATCAGATCAAAGAGGCCATAGACAAGAGGTACCTCCCTGATGACGAGGAGCCTGTCACTGAGGACTACCCCTATGACTCAG